Within Mongoliitalea daihaiensis, the genomic segment CATAAGCCTAGCCAATGCTCGAAATGCGCTTGCTGCAGCTGATGATTCATCGTTCGGTCCACTTCTTTGTGGACAGGTACGGGACTGAATTTACCCGCTCCCGGGCCAGATTGTAACAGGACCATTTCCCAAAAATCACCTAAATGCTCCAAATGTGTGGGCCAATCCTGAACAATCCGATTGAATATTCGACCTAGGGTAGCATCTTCCCGCACTTGGGCATAAAAGCTATTGACAAGGAATTGTACATCTTCCCGGTTTGTAAGCTGTCTTTTCATACACATGGATTATTTTGATTGAAGAACAGGCTTTAAAACCTCCGAGTTCCCATCAATATAATCCGGCACCTCCAAACCTAAAAGCATACAAATCAATGGATATACATGCACATTGTCAAAAGCAGGAATAGCTAATCCGACTTGTATCATGGGGCCTGCCGCATAAAATATTCCATGCATATCTTTGTAGTGTGGACTATAGCCATGCTCCCCAAATACATCCGTTTTAAACATTGCAGCGCGGTTTTGATAACTCATCATTCCTGAACTGGTAGCCAGGTAATAGCCCAATTCAGGTAAAATCAATATATCGCCCATTCGCTCTTTGTACAATTCTAAATTTTTGTAAAATGCTCGATCTTCCACTTTGACTGCTTGGAAGGATGCTTCCTCAGCATTCAATTGCTGCAAAACTTTATCCATTTCTGCAGGATTTTCCAAATAAAGATGTGCCAAGGCACCATTATTCACCACACGAGCTGCTATGCCCTGTGTGATATCATCCAAATTCAGTAGTTGGGTTTTGGGAACATCAGCCATTCCGTGGTCAGAAACAATAATCACATTGATATCTAAGTCAAAACTCTTAATTCCTTCCAACAGAGCCCCTAACTCTCTATCGAGCTTTTCTAGGCGCTTCCCTATCTCCAAATCGTTGCTTGGTCCGAAACGGTGTCCAAAATCATCCATATCCGAAAAGTACATGGTAATCAATCGGGGACGCTCATCATCT encodes:
- a CDS encoding alkaline phosphatase family protein; protein product: MNHGKLLAWVVVCWLGSWSIGIAQKDQHVILISLDGFRYDYVERFQPENLSKFIATGTAAEALIPSFPTKTFPNHYSIATGMLPENHGLVNNSFYDPYKDQIYNIRDRSIVEDGYWYGGTPIWVHAEKNGLTTASYFFVGSEAPVQGIRPTHYFNYDGNVPNLQRISKVFEWLNLPDDERPRLITMYFSDMDDFGHRFGPSNDLEIGKRLEKLDRELGALLEGIKSFDLDINVIIVSDHGMADVPKTQLLNLDDITQGIAARVVNNGALAHLYLENPAEMDKVLQQLNAEEASFQAVKVEDRAFYKNLELYKERMGDILILPELGYYLATSSGMMSYQNRAAMFKTDVFGEHGYSPHYKDMHGIFYAAGPMIQVGLAIPAFDNVHVYPLICMLLGLEVPDYIDGNSEVLKPVLQSK
- a CDS encoding group III truncated hemoglobin; amino-acid sequence: MKRQLTNREDVQFLVNSFYAQVREDATLGRIFNRIVQDWPTHLEHLGDFWEMVLLQSGPGAGKFSPVPVHKEVDRTMNHQLQQAHFEHWLGLWFGTVDAYFEGEVADYAKEHAGRMAHILFFRIMEGRLQD